The genomic window AGGAACCTCAGATGTGCCTTCGACTCCATGTCATCATCTCCTCTGGCGGACGCCGCCTGTCAGCGGGGCCGACTACTTGCCCTTGGCGACCTTCTTCTCCGCCGAGTGACCGCCGAACGTACGCGTCGGGGCGAACTCGCCGAGCTTGTGGCCCACCATGTTCTCGGTCACGAAGACGGGGATGAACTTGCGGCCGTTGTGCACCGCGAAGGTATGACCCACGAACTCCGGAAGGATGGTCGAACGGCGGGACCACGTCTTCACGACACTCTTCTTGTTCGTCTTGATCATGTCCTCGACCTTCTTGACGAGGTAACCATCGACGAACGGACCCTTCTTAATCGAACGCGCCATTGTGTAAACCCTCGACTACTGGCTGCGCGCGCCCGGACGGCGGACGCTCACGATGAACTTGTCAGTACGCTTGTTCTTGCGCGTGCTCAGGCCCTTGGTCTTCTGGCCCCACGGCGACACCGGATGCGGGTTACCCTGGCCCGACTTACCCTCACCACCACCGTGCGGGTGGTCAACGGGGTTCATCGCCAGACCGCGGACGGTGGGACGGATGCCCAGCCAGCGGCTACGACCCGCCTTGCCGATGCGGATGATCTCGTGCTCCAGGTTGCCCACCTGGCCCACGGTGGCGCGGCACTCGATCTGCACCATGCGCACGGCGCCGGAGGGCAGACGCACCTGGGCGTAGCGGCCTTCCTTCGCCATCAGCTGGCCAGAGGAGCCGGCCGAGCGGATGATCTGCGCGCCACGGCCCGGCTTGAGCTCCACGTTGTGGATGACCGTACCGACCGGGATGTTGATGAGCGGCAGGCTGTTGCCCGGACGGATGTCCGCGTTCTCGCCCGCCATCACCGTGTCCCCGACCTTCAGGTCGACCGGGGCGATGATGTAGCGCTTCTCGCCGTCCGCGTAGTGCAAGAGGGCGATGTTGGCCGAGCGGTTCGGGTCGTACTCGACCGCGGCGACCTTGGCCGGCACGCCGTCCTTGTCACGACGCTTGAAGTCGATGACGCGGTAGCGGCGCTTGTGACCACCACCCTGGTGACGGCGGGTGATGTGGCCGTGAACGTTGCGGCCGCCAGACTTCTTCAGAGACTCGGTGAGCTTCTTCTCCGGCGTGTCCTTGGTGATGTCCGCGAAGTCGGACACCGTCATCAGACGACGGGCGGCGGAGGTCGGCTTGTACTTCTTGATTCCCATGGTTGGTCCTCAACGTCGGTCAGCGCCGTGCGCTAGACCGCGCCTCCCTCGAAGAGTTCGATCTTGTCCCCCTCCTTGAGGGTGACGACCGCCTTCTTGAAGTTCGGCCGCTTGCCAATCGAGCGGCCCACGCGCTTGGTCTTGCCGCGGACGATGTTGGTCCGGACGCCCTCGACGCTCACCTTGAAGAGCTTCTCGACGGCGTTGGCCACATCGTACTTGGTGGCCTTCTTGTCGACGATGAACGAGTACTGCCGGAACTTCTCACGGGCCTGGTCCAGCTTCTCCGTGATGAGCGGTCCCTTGATGACGTCGGT from Cystobacter fuscus DSM 2262 includes these protein-coding regions:
- the rpsS gene encoding 30S ribosomal protein S19, whose amino-acid sequence is MARSIKKGPFVDGYLVKKVEDMIKTNKKSVVKTWSRRSTILPEFVGHTFAVHNGRKFIPVFVTENMVGHKLGEFAPTRTFGGHSAEKKVAKGK
- the rplB gene encoding 50S ribosomal protein L2, translating into MGIKKYKPTSAARRLMTVSDFADITKDTPEKKLTESLKKSGGRNVHGHITRRHQGGGHKRRYRVIDFKRRDKDGVPAKVAAVEYDPNRSANIALLHYADGEKRYIIAPVDLKVGDTVMAGENADIRPGNSLPLINIPVGTVIHNVELKPGRGAQIIRSAGSSGQLMAKEGRYAQVRLPSGAVRMVQIECRATVGQVGNLEHEIIRIGKAGRSRWLGIRPTVRGLAMNPVDHPHGGGEGKSGQGNPHPVSPWGQKTKGLSTRKNKRTDKFIVSVRRPGARSQ
- a CDS encoding 50S ribosomal protein L23; this encodes MNATDVIKGPLITEKLDQAREKFRQYSFIVDKKATKYDVANAVEKLFKVSVEGVRTNIVRGKTKRVGRSIGKRPNFKKAVVTLKEGDKIELFEGGAV